A window of Sporanaerobacter acetigenes DSM 13106 contains these coding sequences:
- a CDS encoding helix-turn-helix domain-containing protein: MDTLQEILINKRKDLGLSLRKAAKLIGISHSYLNNLEKGIDPNTKAPVNPTPETLSLISEAYKIDYNELMIAAGYITVGENTKVYDQDETKEGIEDMLNYYRSLQLSNLILELSPKNQERVIEYVKLLKLSEKQGLDLDE, encoded by the coding sequence ATGGATACGTTGCAAGAAATACTAATAAATAAAAGAAAAGATTTAGGTCTAAGCCTTCGTAAAGCAGCAAAATTAATAGGCATCAGTCATTCTTATTTAAATAATTTAGAAAAAGGCATTGATCCTAATACGAAAGCTCCTGTCAACCCCACTCCTGAAACACTGTCTTTAATTAGTGAAGCCTATAAAATTGACTATAATGAATTAATGATAGCAGCTGGTTATATAACTGTTGGTGAAAATACAAAAGTATATGACCAAGATGAAACCAAAGAAGGAATAGAGGATATGCTTAATTATTATAGAAGTCTACAGCTTTCAAATTTAATTTTAGAGCTATCCCCTAAAAATCAAGAAAGAGTAATTGAGTATGTAAAACTATTAAAATTAAGCGAAAAACAAGGTTTAGACTTAGACGAATAA
- a CDS encoding type III toxin-antitoxin system ToxN/AbiQ family toxin has product MGKLMFYEVSNQYINYLKLFESKIPNINYDKNNKFVCGVVLSVDGFDYFAPISSFSKQQKTNILIKNSNGETISSIRFSFMIPIPKNEIKIKNFSKEEYKYRRLLLEEWQYCNSIKDKIISKANYIYKRYNSGYDKTLIKNCCDFKLLEEKCLEYQSYLQPIEEVAATKKIEDRDIEKENKNKNDWEIER; this is encoded by the coding sequence ATGGGGAAGTTAATGTTCTATGAGGTTTCAAATCAGTACATAAATTATTTAAAATTATTTGAATCTAAAATACCAAATATAAATTATGATAAAAATAATAAATTTGTATGTGGTGTTGTGCTTTCGGTGGATGGTTTTGATTATTTTGCACCAATTTCATCATTTAGCAAGCAACAAAAAACAAATATCCTAATAAAAAATTCTAATGGAGAAACAATTAGTAGTATAAGGTTTAGTTTTATGATCCCTATTCCTAAGAATGAAATAAAAATAAAAAATTTTTCTAAAGAGGAATATAAATATAGAAGGTTGCTATTAGAAGAATGGCAATATTGCAATTCCATTAAAGATAAAATAATATCTAAAGCTAATTATATTTACAAACGATATAATTCTGGTTATGATAAAACGCTGATAAAAAATTGTTGTGATTTTAAGCTTCTAGAAGAAAAATGCTTAGAATATCAATCTTATCTACAGCCAATTGAAGAAGTAGCTGCTACAAAGAAAATAGAAGATAGGGATATTGAAAAAGAAAATAAAAATAAAAATGATTGGGAAATAGAGAGATAA
- a CDS encoding helix-turn-helix transcriptional regulator, translated as MIKIRKNMIKRRKELGLTQKDIAKKIGRSRSTYTSYELGIITPSLEVSLILKKILRTEDDDIFLNEIIINNN; from the coding sequence GTGATTAAAATAAGGAAGAATATGATTAAGAGAAGAAAAGAATTAGGATTGACTCAAAAGGATATAGCTAAAAAGATAGGTAGAAGCCGAAGTACATATACAAGCTATGAACTAGGCATAATTACTCCATCTTTAGAAGTTAGTTTAATTTTAAAAAAGATATTAAGAACAGAAGATGATGATATTTTTTTAAACGAAATTATCATAAATAATAACTAA
- a CDS encoding helix-turn-helix domain-containing protein — translation MNNISLFKYRLKTLRKEYKMTQENLAEKLGLVRTAIANYETGRTTPDAETLSLIADIFNTTTDYLLGRTDIRKRVNNSERIEKKPSIKDELSEEIHNLSPQSQEEIKKLIDLYKIKDMQDKNTELSDEISKPD, via the coding sequence ATGAATAATATTTCTTTATTTAAATATAGGCTTAAAACATTAAGAAAAGAATATAAAATGACCCAAGAAAACTTAGCTGAAAAACTTGGACTTGTTCGAACTGCTATTGCAAACTATGAAACAGGAAGAACTACTCCTGATGCTGAAACATTAAGTTTAATAGCTGATATTTTTAATACCACTACTGATTATCTTTTGGGTAGAACAGATATTAGAAAACGTGTAAATAATAGTGAAAGAATAGAAAAAAAGCCCTCTATTAAAGATGAACTCTCTGAAGAAATACATAATCTATCTCCTCAAAGCCAAGAAGAAATAAAAAAACTAATTGATTTATATAAAATAAAAGATATGCAAGATAAAAATACTGAGCTTTCGGATGAAATCTCGAAGCCAGACTAA
- a CDS encoding nuclease-related domain-containing protein — MAQMFPPSIKGFTNENYSEIELYMFLKYALPDNYYVFWNIRVENHYPDFIILEPKLGLIILEVKAWKLGTISSANAKNYHFKPNNEIKINPLEQARGYTNDLSNFLKKEKRLCQSDGLYKGNLKFCYTYGVVFTNITKEDFLNSIIYESINERFILFKDEIEHIENKQDLKLLKQKFKNMFVKENSFNFNPLSQDDIELIKKVLYKENTLPNDESSEEEENIEIKNCKPPVEAIPVKKEKLSIKKLVIKILTIYWIISLIILSLNLCIGLYTAYKKDISRAASKFITKFNNKLEIFTQNKTNKYVESKPIMTFKVGSHPGSKGTFILIKDGKKHLVNKIFTEGSIIEFYNNKKVVILDSKSDKKEFNIENDIIDLEVGNTYTKIYLQDKEHKYIKDFKYDFVNKVISEIKK, encoded by the coding sequence ATGGCCCAAATGTTTCCACCTTCAATAAAAGGTTTTACAAATGAAAATTATAGTGAAATAGAATTATATATGTTTTTAAAATATGCTTTACCAGACAATTATTATGTATTTTGGAATATTCGAGTTGAAAATCATTATCCTGATTTTATAATATTGGAACCTAAACTAGGCTTAATAATTCTAGAAGTAAAAGCTTGGAAGTTAGGCACTATATCAAGTGCAAATGCTAAAAACTACCATTTTAAGCCCAACAATGAAATTAAAATAAATCCACTTGAACAGGCAAGAGGTTATACTAATGACTTATCAAATTTTCTAAAAAAAGAAAAAAGACTTTGCCAATCAGATGGATTATATAAAGGTAATCTTAAATTTTGTTATACATATGGTGTTGTCTTTACAAATATAACTAAAGAAGACTTTTTAAATAGCATAATTTATGAATCTATTAACGAACGGTTTATACTGTTTAAAGATGAGATTGAACATATAGAAAATAAGCAAGATTTAAAATTGCTAAAACAAAAATTCAAAAATATGTTTGTCAAAGAAAATAGTTTCAATTTTAATCCTTTGTCTCAAGATGACATTGAACTGATTAAAAAAGTATTATATAAAGAAAACACTCTGCCAAATGATGAAAGTAGCGAAGAGGAAGAAAATATAGAAATTAAAAATTGCAAACCACCTGTTGAAGCTATACCAGTAAAAAAAGAAAAACTTAGCATAAAAAAACTTGTAATTAAAATTTTAACTATATACTGGATAATAAGTTTAATTATATTATCATTAAACTTATGCATAGGTTTATATACCGCATATAAAAAAGATATATCTAGGGCAGCTAGTAAATTCATTACAAAGTTTAACAATAAATTAGAAATATTTACTCAAAATAAAACAAATAAATATGTAGAATCAAAACCTATAATGACATTTAAAGTGGGAAGCCATCCTGGATCAAAGGGTACTTTTATCCTTATAAAAGATGGTAAAAAGCATTTAGTAAATAAAATTTTTACGGAGGGCTCCATTATTGAATTTTATAATAATAAAAAGGTTGTCATTCTTGATTCTAAATCAGATAAAAAAGAATTTAATATAGAAAATGATATCATAGATTTAGAAGTTGGAAATACTTATACAAAAATTTATCTACAAGATAAGGAACATAAATACATAAAGGATTTTAAATATGATTTTGTAAATAAGGTTATTAGTGAAATTAAAAAATAA